Sequence from the Rutidosis leptorrhynchoides isolate AG116_Rl617_1_P2 chromosome 3, CSIRO_AGI_Rlap_v1, whole genome shotgun sequence genome:
TGCACTTGCTAAAACGTAGAACAACAATTGTACCTCAACTATATTAACATCGAGTCTTCATGCACTTTCCAATGGTTGATGCCATGACACTACACTATGCCCTGCAATTCCATATTAGgccaaagttaatgaagataatcaCAATGTTccctattatataatatatataattataatatacatataattttgatCTGATATGTACAAATTTAATATCAAACAACTAAAAACATGTACAATCCATGTATCCATAACAACAATGCAAACTCATGTCATTGCTTCAATATCATCCATGTAAAAAGTGtataatacattaataatttaatacgtCCAAAGTCAAACACAATATATGAGTAACCTAATGAATAATCTTAAATTGCCCATTTATATGATATTCAATTTAATTAATTACATAATAGGGaagaaatacatgtctctataccaAATAGAGATGAAGCACATATGGACTTTTGTTACCATTATCAACCCAATTATCATAATAATTTCCAGTgacggttatatatatataatcgattaaCCTGATTATTGTAACCACGATTTATTCCAGTTCACATACTCGCATCTTTGATTACATGATTCGATAGACTAAACTAATAATCGATTAAAGAGTAGATGAACTGATTACCTGATTTATTAGAATTGACAGTTCGTTTATATTGCATAACCCTCGTCGATCTCCAAATTATCATATGATAATTTGATTCTTAGAATCGTTTGAATAATCTTCTCTCCTTCCACGATAACGCGAAATCTTACTGTTTAGAATCAACAGTTAAATCACTCGTCAAACAGCAAGATAGCGTATTCGATCTTCATAAACCCTAAAATCCCTAGAATGACTCCAATTGATTCTTTGATTTTGGTATGTTCTCCAAAAAAATTACCGATTTGAGAAGATCCGGAACAATTTGATAGCCATCCATATAATTTTGTTACATTTTGAAACCCCTAATTCCCGTAAGATTTAGCGTGTTGGGCAATTTTGTCCTTTTTATTGTTCTTGAAAAAAAGTTACGTAATATTAATTTCAAGAAGTAGATCAACGACTGTAATGATAAATTGTCTTAGATCCAACGGTCATGAAGTGTGTTTTCAAAAAATTATTACTTAATTTGGCTTTTGTTTTAATAAGTAGTGAGATGAGATGAGATGAGATGAGAAGTGAGATGAGATGAGATGAGATGAGATGTGAGATGAGATGTGAGATGAGATGTGAGATGAGATGAGATAGTGAGATAAGATGAGATGAGATGAGAAGtgaaatatttttgagatgagaatacatgcagttttataaatgttttacaaaatagacacaagtatacgaaactacattctatggttggattattaaaccgaatatcgtccttcaagtctggtagcctaagaattagggaaatggcccctaattgacgtgaatcctaaagatagatctattgggcttaacaacccccattcaggttatggatggtttagtacttcgagattattatacagacgagaggttctgttttggggatattctatgcattaagttaacgtcggttaccaggtgttcaacatatgaatgattttgatctctatgcagtttgcgaaatgtctgatacgagatgtgttataaaaatgaaatcttgtggtctattattatgatttaataatatgtaattaaacctataactcaccaacaattttgttgacgttttaagcatgtttattctcaggtgattattaagagcttccgctgttgcatactaaattaaggacaagatttgaagtccaaccttgtataatattgtttaaaaactgcattcgaagacttatgttgatatgtaatattattgtaaaccattatgtaatggtcgtgtgaaaaacgctatattttagattatcattatttgataatcgtcgtaatattttaaaggttatggtttgctttaaaatcgaatgcagtcttggaaaaacgtctcatatagaggtcaaaacctcgcgacgaaatcaattaatatggaacgtttataatcaatatgaacgggacatttcattcagaGTCTCTGAATAAACTTGGTTCGGAAtgaaaataagttgtttgataatTATATTGAATAAACGATATGAAATTGGTACAATTACCTTATTGACGTGCTACAGAAATGAAAAATTCAGTACACTTGTTTGTTAGGTGTTCTAGATATGATTTGAATAAGATATTATAGAAAATTTATgtccttaatggttaagagagtgtctcAACTCTGAATGATTCAACATTGCTAAACCATTCAGTATCATATATCATTTAGATGTTAGAAACAAATGCGTTGAACGCTTATGCAGCATTCAGCGTTGAATCATTcagttaagaggtaaacaaacacacTGCGTGTATGCATGTGTagaacattaaacattttgaaatTAGTTCATGACACATATATGATTAAAATAACTATGTTTATGTGCATTAAGCTTTTATTTCCGAAAAATTTAACATTATAACAACCCAAACAAGAGAGACAACATTAccgtagtaaaaaaaaaaaaaaaaaaaaaaaaaaaaaaaacctaaacaaACTAACCCAACGAACTAACTAACAACGAGCCTCATCAAAACACACTTACGAAAACGAAACCAAACTAAGCAAAACCGAGCACCATACAAACCTAACAATTTGTCACCAAACAAATTGTTACCTAACAAAAGAGAAAAACAGTCTCATGAAACAAACTAAAATATCAACAATCTTTAGGTGTACTAAATTGTTACCAACAATCTTTATGTGTACTAGTTGTTACTAACCATCTTTATACTTTTATGATTGTCATTAGTAAAATCTATCTATTTTAACTATAATTATTagttaactaatatatatatatatatatatatatatatatatatatatatatatatatatatatattgaagggaTCCAAAAAGAACTACGGGTGGGAGAGAACCCACGGAACTCAATCTATACAGAATTCGAATACGAATTATGTACTAGTCGCGACACGATGAGCAACAACCGCGACGCGATGAACAATAGCCGCGACGCGATGAGCAACAGTCGCGACTCGAGTTTGAGCCCAAAATCTGTTTCGGTTCAATATGCAACTTCAATTTGCAACAGATTGGGTtcaatctgcacacagattgagCTCAATCGATTGAACCTAATatgtgtaaaaaaatatttttttttaatttgtaagTTCAATCTGCTGCAGATCGAAGTTCAATCTGCATGCAGATGAAAGCTAAGTCTGTAGATCGAAGTTCAATTTGTGTTAGTTCTCTGGGTTCTTTTCTACCTTTAGTTCTCTCGGGATCCTCACCTTATAAGTATATCTATGTGTATATTGATTGATTtattggtttataaaattataataatagaagGTCAATCATAAAGAAATTTAATCGTTGACCATTTGAAAATTGTTTTTCCTTAATTCAATGAATTCAAACAATAGTAAAATTCGAATAATATACAAATTTACATTATACACGCACTATATAATCAACAATGTCGTCATTTACATTTACTTCACTTTAGACCAAAATACTAAATACTCAAAATATATTGAAACAATGTCGACATCCTGAACTAATTAGCCCTCACTCTCTTCTACTCAAAGTATATTTACAATTTTACATACAATTCACCGCacaaataaaattaaaacatgAATATGAAAAGGTTAATTTTTATTCTTTTACTCCTACCAATTTACATATGTGCAGAATGCACTTGTGATAAATCAATCGATAATGTAGATGAAAACAAGAGTCGAGCATTGAAGCTAAAACTAATAGCAATTGCTTCGATTCTTGTTGCGAGTGCAATCGGAGTTTGTCTTCctttaataaaatcttttaaacccGAAAGCAAAATCTTCTTGAGTGTCAAATTTTTCACAGCCGGAGTGATTTTAGCGACGGGTTTTGTTCATGTGTTTCCTGATGCAAATGAAAGTTTAGAGAATCCTTGTATTGGTGACAAGTTTTGGGGAGATTTTCCGTTAGCAAATTTATTAGCAATGTTGGCGGCTGTGGCGGTTGTGATGGTTGAAAAGACGATGACGAGTTGGTTTGATAGATCGAACGACGGAAAAATTATTGTTTATAATGACGATGTAGAGAAACAACATGGTGATGGTGATCATGTGCATGGATCGCATACTCATGCATATTTGGGCTCATCGGAGGGTTTGTTACATCATCGGATTATTTCATACGTATGTACTTTATTTTTATGACTTGCTTTAGTATCTTTTTTAGATTGAATTATGAATTATAAATTATGATTATGCTAATGCTAATAATGTATAACTCGTGTATAATTTCCCTAGCATTATATTTTGCATTTAATTAATTGATTACTCCTAAACAAGTATAATGAAACGATAAATATAAAATTGAC
This genomic interval carries:
- the LOC139902323 gene encoding zinc transporter 5-like, with amino-acid sequence MNMKRLIFILLLLPIYICAECTCDKSIDNVDENKSRALKLKLIAIASILVASAIGVCLPLIKSFKPESKIFLSVKFFTAGVILATGFVHVFPDANESLENPCIGDKFWGDFPLANLLAMLAAVAVVMVEKTMTSWFDRSNDGKIIVYNDDVEKQHGDGDHVHGSHTHAYLGSSEGLLHHRIISYVLEVGIIIHSVIIGISLGVSMSPKIIKPLIVALSFHQMFEGMGLGSYITEAQFKIRTIATMSTFFSLTTPIGIVCEFLLSNIYDENSRTALIVQGVLNVASTGILIYMALVDFLTVDFMKSNIQTSSRLQALAFVSILVGIGCMSLLALWA